A segment of the Aromatoleum aromaticum EbN1 genome:
GAGGAAGCGTGACTTCGACAGGGTCGCGCGCTCGGCTTCGTCCTTGCGTGCCCGCAGCTCCGCCGTGGCGTCCGCGATCTGGCGACTCATGTCCTCGTGCGCACTCGCGAGCTTCGCCGCCATCTGATTGACTCCTTCGGCGAGGGTGCGCAGGGTACCGCCGCCGATATCGGACAGCCGCGCGGAAAACTGGCCCCGCCCGATGCGTTCGACGGCGGACGCGACGCGCCGGATTGGGCCGGTGACGCCGCGGCTCATGTAGTGCGCAAGCACGAGGCTGCCGATCAGCACCATGAGGATCGCGGCGCTCCCGATGACCAACAGTTCGTTCTGCCGCGCGTTGAGCTGCGCGCGCGAGATGTCGACGACGACGGTGCCCAGCATCGGCGGAGTTCCGGCCCCGGACAGCGTGTCGAGGGCCGCTCCGTCGAAACCGTCGTCGAGATCGAGCGACGTCGGCAATACCGGCTCGATAACCCGCAGCGTCCCGCTCGCGGTAACGAGGCCCCGCGTCCATGCCGCGCGCGGCGGCAGCGGTAGCGTCGCATCGAGCTGTCCGCTTTGTGCGAGCGCGTCACCGTTGCGGTCGATGATCATCACGCCGAGGACGTCGGTTTCCGCGAGCATCGCTCCCGCAAGGCGCCGCAACGATTCCCTGTTGCCGGAGAACACTGCATATTCGCTCGCTGCCGCGAGTTGCCGCGCAAACGCCTGGCCCCGGGCAACATGGGCTTCACGGTGATCGGTGACCCGGGAGCCGGTGTAGAACGCGGTGAGCACGATTGCCAGCACGAGGGTCGGCAGCACTGCGACCAGCATCACGCGCGACCGGATGCCCCAGTTCCTGATCATTGCCTGGCATCCCTGCGGATCATCCGTGCGGCGATGTCCTCGGCCGGTTCGATGGTGATGCCCAGCGCGCGCGCGACGTTCTGGTTGATGCCGACCTCGAACTGGCGTGGCGGCTGTGGCGGCGGCAGTGCTCCGCCGGCGAGCACGGCACGGATCGCCTCCGCGGCCTGTGCGCTGATTTGCGCCGGTGTCGAGAACAGGCCGAGCAGCGCGCCCGCCCGAACATAGGCGGGCGAAAAACCGATCAGCGGCGAGCGGTGGCGGTAGCTCGTGAGCAGAATGTTCTGGATCGTATAGCTGTTGAACACGACGCGGTCGGGCAGTGCAAGCAGGATCGCGCGTTCGGCCAGCAGCCGCTCCAGCGCCGGATAGATTTCGCGGTCGGAGACAATGTTCTCGATCGTCACCACCATCTGCTGCTCGCGCGCGGCTGTGGCGAGCCGGGCGGCGAGATGCTGGCTGCGCGGTCCGGCGAGCAGCGCGAGCTGGCGCCACTCGGGAAGGGCTTCGGCAAGCAGCGCGATCTGCCGCTGCACCGGCTGGTCGAGGAACACTGCGGAGCGTCGGCCGGCTTCCGGCGCCGGGGCAGGGAGGTTCTCGAAGCTCTCGCGCGGCAACAGTGTGTGCAGCACCGGTTGACGCGGCGCCTGTTCGGCCACCGCCTGCGCCGCTTCGGCGCCGACCGTGACGATGATGCGGCTGTCGGCGATCGCGCCCGGGCTCACATCTTGCGTCTCCACGACTGCGATGTCGGCCGCCGCGACGTCCGGGGCGAGCGCTGCGCTGATCGCCGCGATCGTCTCTTCGTATGCTCCGCTGCGTTCACTGCTCACGAACAGCACGGCTGCAGCCGCGACGGCTTCTCCCCGGCCGAGGGTGGCGGCGAGGAAAAGCAGGGTGGCAAGGAAAACGCGGGGGCCGCGGGGCATGATCGGTATCGGGTCGAAACTCAGGTACGCCGCCTGGACGCGGTCGAGTGGTTGAAGTAAGGCGCTGCCCCGCGCCGGGTTCCGGATGCAGCCGTCGATCTCGACGGCTGCATCCGGACGGAGAACGGAAGCGGGGCGAGATGGTGCCCGAAAAATCCTCTCGTGCCTTCCTCGGGGGGCATGCGGGCCGGATTTTTGTTGCCGCCGGGAAGGTCGGTGAATTTCGTCGTCGCGGGATGCGTCTTATGCATGAGGAATCACTCGCGGCTGGTCTTT
Coding sequences within it:
- a CDS encoding ABC transporter substrate-binding protein — its product is MPRGPRVFLATLLFLAATLGRGEAVAAAAVLFVSSERSGAYEETIAAISAALAPDVAAADIAVVETQDVSPGAIADSRIIVTVGAEAAQAVAEQAPRQPVLHTLLPRESFENLPAPAPEAGRRSAVFLDQPVQRQIALLAEALPEWRQLALLAGPRSQHLAARLATAAREQQMVVTIENIVSDREIYPALERLLAERAILLALPDRVVFNSYTIQNILLTSYRHRSPLIGFSPAYVRAGALLGLFSTPAQISAQAAEAIRAVLAGGALPPPQPPRQFEVGINQNVARALGITIEPAEDIAARMIRRDARQ